From Microcoleus sp. bin38.metabat.b11b12b14.051, one genomic window encodes:
- a CDS encoding DUF2281 domain-containing protein, with protein sequence MEAKIMYQVDIVEAQEKLLELIEAAMRGEEVAIAKDNEPVVKLVVIPKKAKPNRQAGSAKGMVWMSDDFDEPLEEFKEYME encoded by the coding sequence ATGGAGGCAAAAATTATGTATCAAGTAGATATTGTTGAAGCCCAAGAAAAACTTCTGGAATTAATCGAAGCGGCGATGAGAGGTGAAGAAGTTGCGATCGCTAAGGATAACGAGCCTGTTGTAAAATTGGTAGTAATCCCTAAAAAAGCTAAACCCAATCGGCAAGCAGGAAGTGCTAAAGGCATGGTTTGGATGTCCGATGATTTTGATGAACCGCTAGAAGAGTTTAAGGAGTACATGGAATGA
- a CDS encoding cofactor assembly of complex C subunit B — translation MTKSDPNRVLRQLPLVAGGLAGTLLMVNRLLTPQITDSQARSDVLGVIISALLILTGLLWQQVQARSPDSVQLIGSEGFELAPDLPEAVKLELAWASRLLLTNTATRAIVIVYQGKVLLRRGILGINPEVKPGPILQRVLDKNKPVYLVNLNIYPGKIEFDYLPENTQGVICQPIGTQGVLILGANAPRSYTKQDENWVEGIAEKLENTIAQHLND, via the coding sequence ATGACAAAATCTGATCCAAATAGAGTTTTACGGCAATTGCCCTTAGTTGCGGGAGGATTAGCAGGTACGCTGCTGATGGTCAACCGCTTGCTGACGCCGCAAATTACAGACTCTCAAGCTCGATCGGACGTTTTGGGAGTAATTATCAGCGCCCTGCTGATTTTAACAGGTTTGCTGTGGCAACAAGTGCAAGCGCGATCGCCCGATTCCGTGCAGCTTATCGGCTCTGAAGGGTTCGAGTTAGCGCCGGATTTGCCCGAGGCTGTCAAGCTAGAATTAGCCTGGGCGTCGCGTTTGCTGTTGACAAATACGGCCACAAGGGCGATCGTCATTGTATATCAAGGAAAAGTCCTCTTGCGCCGGGGCATCTTAGGCATCAATCCCGAAGTCAAACCAGGGCCAATATTGCAGCGAGTCCTAGACAAAAACAAACCAGTTTATTTAGTAAATCTGAATATTTATCCCGGTAAAATTGAATTTGATTACTTACCAGAAAACACCCAAGGAGTCATCTGTCAGCCCATTGGCACCCAAGGCGTTTTAATCTTAGGTGCCAACGCCCCCCGCAGCTACACAAAACAAGACGAAAACTGGGTAGAAGGCATTGCTGAAAAACTAGAAAATACGATCGCTCAGCACCTAAATGATTAA
- a CDS encoding Uma2 family endonuclease: MVMTAVLSENVSLEDFIASPPDEMEWVDGKIAEKNGMTVKHSRIQSRLDFSWRSYKISSGQGGEVYTEVPCRTDRRVRRPDVAYLTAELVAEYGDVPTFPQSPLLVAEIVSPTDIAEDVFLKAQEYLDSGCLEVWIIFPESRWIMIMTQSQKLTFNLGSTISTQLVLAGFSLAVDELLG; encoded by the coding sequence ATGGTAATGACAGCCGTTTTATCGGAAAATGTTTCTCTAGAAGACTTCATCGCCAGTCCACCTGACGAGATGGAATGGGTGGACGGGAAAATCGCGGAAAAAAATGGTATGACAGTAAAACACAGTCGAATCCAATCTAGATTAGATTTTTCTTGGAGAAGTTACAAGATATCTAGCGGACAAGGTGGCGAAGTTTATACGGAAGTTCCTTGTCGCACTGACAGGCGAGTACGTCGCCCTGATGTTGCTTATCTGACTGCTGAACTTGTCGCTGAATATGGCGATGTTCCTACTTTTCCTCAAAGTCCGCTATTAGTTGCTGAAATTGTTTCTCCGACTGATATTGCGGAAGATGTTTTTCTGAAAGCACAAGAGTATTTGGATTCGGGTTGTCTGGAAGTTTGGATTATTTTTCCCGAAAGTCGCTGGATAATGATTATGACTCAATCTCAAAAGTTGACTTTTAATTTGGGTTCTACAATCAGCACTCAGCTTGTGCTGGCTGGTTTTAGTTTGGCTGTTGATGAGTTGTTGGGTTGA
- a CDS encoding TIGR02587 family membrane protein, with protein MNKSKRRKNQWSNELNDIIRGASGGFLFGIPLLYTMEVWWIGSSTKPAQMSIAIATTFIVVFLLTRTEGFRKTKDIRWRDAAIDTVEAIAIGIVCAAVILFLLREIKPDTPLQEALGKIVFEGLPFALGVALASGFLSGDRYQTSDSDSEPMINPTVADIGATLIGAMIIAFNIAPTDEIPMLASAISPPWQLAIIAASLLISYGIVFAAGFTYQAKRQQQQGIFQSPLSETVMAYLVSLVASAFMLFFFQKLSFDDPWSVWLSYTLVLGLPATVGGAAGRLAV; from the coding sequence ATGAACAAGTCAAAAAGACGCAAAAATCAGTGGTCAAATGAACTAAACGACATCATTCGCGGTGCATCGGGCGGCTTTTTGTTCGGAATTCCGCTGCTTTATACGATGGAGGTTTGGTGGATCGGTTCCTCGACTAAACCAGCACAAATGTCGATCGCCATTGCAACTACTTTTATCGTCGTTTTCTTGCTGACTCGCACTGAAGGCTTTCGCAAAACTAAGGACATCCGCTGGCGAGATGCTGCAATCGATACCGTAGAAGCGATCGCGATTGGCATTGTCTGCGCCGCTGTTATCCTGTTTTTGCTCAGGGAAATTAAGCCGGATACTCCGCTGCAAGAAGCTTTGGGAAAAATTGTGTTTGAAGGCTTGCCCTTTGCTTTGGGAGTGGCCCTAGCCAGCGGTTTCTTGAGTGGCGATCGCTATCAAACCTCAGACAGCGACAGCGAACCGATGATTAATCCAACTGTAGCAGATATCGGCGCTACTTTAATCGGCGCGATGATAATCGCTTTCAACATCGCCCCAACTGACGAAATTCCCATGCTAGCATCAGCTATTTCGCCACCTTGGCAATTAGCAATTATCGCCGCTTCGCTGCTAATTTCCTACGGTATTGTATTCGCCGCCGGCTTTACTTATCAAGCAAAACGCCAGCAGCAGCAAGGAATTTTTCAGAGTCCCCTCAGCGAAACTGTGATGGCGTATTTAGTATCGCTGGTGGCTTCTGCATTTATGCTGTTTTTCTTCCAAAAACTCAGTTTTGATGACCCTTGGTCTGTTTGGTTGAGCTATACGTTAGTATTGGGATTACCTGCGACTGTTGGCGGCGCGGCGGGGAGGTTGGCGGTATGA
- a CDS encoding type II toxin-antitoxin system VapC family toxin yields MRLLLDTHAFIWYATDSSSLSITGRSLIDNGDNDILLSTASVWEMAIKHSISRLNFSMPFMEFIKEQIAVNRIEILEISFDHIEVVASLPLHHRDPFDRLIIAQSMAEQIPVLSVDAIFDAYAIARMW; encoded by the coding sequence ATGAGGCTATTGTTGGACACTCATGCCTTTATTTGGTACGCGACAGACAGTTCAAGCCTCAGCATAACAGGGCGATCGCTAATTGACAACGGAGATAACGATATTCTCCTCAGCACAGCTAGCGTTTGGGAAATGGCGATTAAGCACAGCATAAGCCGGCTAAATTTTAGTATGCCTTTTATGGAGTTTATCAAGGAGCAGATCGCAGTTAATAGGATTGAGATACTGGAAATAAGTTTTGACCACATTGAGGTTGTGGCTTCACTTCCTTTACACCACCGCGATCCATTTGACAGGCTGATAATTGCCCAGTCTATGGCGGAACAGATACCCGTTTTGAGCGTGGATGCTATTTTTGATGCTTATGCGATCGCCCGAATGTGGTGA
- the radA gene encoding DNA repair protein RadA yields MPKPRIQYICRECGYDSPQYFGRCPSCHKWDSFDEQLEPHAAGGPRAGLTGVTSKGLHGSPPDKSKGQPKVSFRLSQISDQTQSRWPSGYGELDRVLGGGIVPGSLVLIGGEPGIGKSTLLLQMANMLARKDRILYVSAEESGQQVKLRSQRLGVANPVNLSSNGGKISDSNREAKTDSEDNSAENFYLLPETDLEVVLRELESLKPNVAVIDSIQTIYFANLTSAPGSVAQVRECTSALMQVAKRENITLFLVGHVTKDGSLAGPRVLEHLVDTVLYFEGDRFASHRLLRSMKNRFGATHEIGVFEMVANGLREVDNPSELFLGNKDEFSPGTSTTVACEGTRPILVEIQALVSPASFGAPRRSTTGVDTGRLQQILAVLEKRVGIPLSKLDVIVASVGGLKVEEPAADLGVAIAIVASFRDRVIDARTVLLGEVGLGGQVRPVSQLELRIREAAKLGFKRAIIPKNQSVPDLGMEIIPVARVIDAIIAAIPATPAQLNSDDMELPSIDLEEEDLSS; encoded by the coding sequence ATGCCTAAGCCTCGAATACAATATATTTGTCGGGAATGCGGGTATGATTCACCACAATATTTTGGCAGGTGTCCTAGCTGTCACAAGTGGGATTCTTTTGACGAGCAGTTAGAACCACATGCTGCTGGTGGGCCGCGGGCTGGTTTGACTGGGGTGACAAGTAAGGGACTGCACGGTTCGCCTCCTGATAAGTCGAAGGGTCAACCAAAGGTATCTTTTAGATTATCGCAGATTTCTGACCAAACTCAGTCTCGCTGGCCTTCTGGTTACGGGGAGCTCGATCGAGTTTTGGGAGGTGGGATTGTTCCGGGCTCGCTGGTGTTGATTGGTGGGGAACCGGGAATCGGGAAATCGACTCTGCTGTTGCAGATGGCGAATATGTTGGCTCGTAAGGATAGAATACTCTATGTGAGTGCGGAGGAGTCTGGCCAGCAAGTGAAATTGCGATCGCAGCGTTTGGGCGTGGCTAATCCGGTTAATTTGTCAAGTAATGGCGGAAAGATATCTGATAGCAATCGGGAAGCTAAAACCGATTCCGAGGACAATTCAGCCGAGAATTTCTACTTGCTTCCAGAGACGGATTTAGAAGTTGTTTTGCGGGAGTTGGAATCACTGAAACCGAATGTGGCGGTGATTGATAGCATTCAAACTATTTATTTTGCTAATTTAACATCGGCTCCGGGTTCGGTGGCTCAGGTGCGGGAATGTACGTCTGCTTTGATGCAGGTTGCGAAACGGGAAAATATTACTTTGTTTTTGGTTGGCCACGTTACTAAGGATGGATCTTTGGCGGGGCCGAGGGTTTTGGAGCATTTGGTAGATACTGTACTGTATTTTGAGGGCGATCGCTTTGCTTCTCATCGGCTTTTGCGATCGATGAAAAACCGTTTTGGCGCGACTCATGAAATCGGTGTTTTTGAGATGGTAGCAAATGGTTTGCGAGAAGTAGATAATCCGTCGGAGTTGTTTTTAGGCAATAAAGATGAATTTTCTCCGGGTACTTCGACGACGGTTGCTTGTGAGGGAACTAGACCGATTTTAGTGGAGATTCAGGCGTTAGTCAGCCCTGCGAGTTTTGGTGCGCCACGCCGTTCTACTACTGGTGTGGATACTGGTAGATTGCAGCAAATTTTGGCTGTTTTGGAGAAAAGGGTGGGGATTCCTTTATCTAAATTGGATGTGATTGTGGCGTCGGTGGGCGGGTTGAAGGTGGAGGAACCGGCGGCAGATTTGGGGGTGGCGATCGCAATTGTGGCCAGTTTTCGCGATCGGGTAATTGATGCGCGCACAGTTTTGCTCGGAGAAGTCGGTTTGGGCGGACAAGTTCGGCCTGTTTCCCAGTTAGAGTTACGGATCAGGGAGGCGGCGAAATTGGGTTTCAAAAGGGCGATTATTCCTAAGAATCAATCGGTGCCAGATTTGGGGATGGAGATTATTCCGGTGGCTAGAGTAATCGATGCAATTATTGCGGCGATTCCAGCTACTCCGGCTCAGTTAAACTCTGATGATATGGAGTTGCCGTCTATTGATTTGGAAGAAGAGGATTTATCGAGTTGA
- a CDS encoding DUF29 domain-containing protein, with product MTTIQSITTAITSLYERDFYLWLQTNINLLKEGKFSEIDLENLLEELESMGRSDKNALKSNLRVLLMHLLKYKYQPEKRTNSWVYTIREHRKRIGDTFKTSPSLYRFFQEIFNESYRDARELAADETGLSIATFSPESPFTGEEVLNLDFLPPECDRSENHENIE from the coding sequence ATGACAACTATCCAATCAATAACAACTGCAATAACATCTCTTTATGAACGGGATTTTTATCTGTGGTTACAGACAAATATCAACTTATTAAAAGAGGGAAAGTTTTCTGAAATAGATTTAGAGAACTTACTAGAGGAACTGGAAAGTATGGGGAGAAGCGATAAAAATGCTTTAAAAAGTAATTTGAGGGTACTTTTAATGCACTTACTTAAGTATAAATATCAGCCTGAAAAACGAACAAATAGTTGGGTTTACACCATTCGCGAACATCGTAAACGCATCGGAGATACCTTCAAAACCAGTCCTAGTTTATATCGTTTTTTTCAAGAAATCTTTAATGAATCTTATCGAGATGCTAGGGAATTAGCCGCAGATGAAACAGGTTTATCTATTGCGACATTTTCCCCAGAGTCTCCCTTTACTGGAGAAGAAGTTCTTAATCTTGATTTTTTACCGCCTGAGTGCGATCGATCTGAAAATCATGAGAATATTGAATAA
- a CDS encoding TIGR02588 family protein, whose protein sequence is MSDSNTESQKEQPQKRTFAEWVTFAIACSILSTLTGLVLYNWVTKKQEPPVISVTRNAPIRATQGQFYVAFTVTNTGGETAQSVQVIAELRVNGEVLESGDQQIDFLSSGETKEGAFIFSRNPSQGKLIVRSSSYQLP, encoded by the coding sequence ATGAGTGACAGTAATACGGAAAGTCAGAAGGAACAGCCACAAAAAAGAACTTTTGCTGAATGGGTGACATTTGCGATCGCCTGTTCGATCCTGTCAACCCTCACTGGACTCGTACTCTACAACTGGGTGACTAAAAAGCAGGAACCTCCGGTGATTTCTGTGACTCGCAACGCCCCAATTCGCGCCACCCAAGGGCAATTTTACGTCGCGTTTACAGTTACTAACACGGGCGGCGAAACGGCCCAATCAGTGCAAGTTATAGCCGAGCTGCGCGTCAACGGCGAAGTTTTGGAATCGGGAGACCAGCAAATTGATTTTTTGTCAAGTGGCGAAACTAAAGAAGGAGCTTTTATTTTTAGTCGCAACCCGAGTCAAGGTAAATTGATTGTGCGATCGAGTAGTTATCAATTGCCTTAA
- a CDS encoding DUF3326 domain-containing protein, whose protein sequence is MNPRPLTVVLIVPTGVGASIGGFAGDALPVARAIAQIADTLITHPNVLNGAQLYWPIPNALYVEGYALDKFAQGCWGLQPVHQNRIGLIMDCAIEPELQLRHLQAVDAARATLGLNITDCILTDRPLQVELRISESGASWGTIGNPDSLLRAADKLIAQAKVQAIAVVARFPEDEGSIALENYRRGKGVDPLAGAEAVISHLIVRTFKIPCAHAPALSPLPLDPHLSPRSAAEELGYTFLPCVLAGLSKAPQFVTPAVGEASYLSQVLGGQDAHPTRKNIYGNRGNFESASPSLWADRVDAVVIPATACGGSAILSLSGRSTVQIIAVGDNKTQMQASPEKLGIKALQVNSYLEAIGVLVALRAGISPASLGADISSLRCLSDSTQQI, encoded by the coding sequence GTGAATCCCCGCCCTTTAACAGTGGTTTTGATAGTCCCCACAGGCGTTGGAGCGTCGATCGGTGGGTTTGCAGGGGATGCTCTACCTGTGGCTAGGGCGATCGCCCAAATTGCCGACACGCTGATTACTCATCCCAATGTCCTCAACGGCGCTCAACTTTATTGGCCGATACCAAACGCCCTCTACGTCGAAGGTTATGCCCTTGACAAATTTGCACAAGGATGCTGGGGTTTGCAACCGGTACATCAAAATCGCATCGGCTTAATTATGGATTGCGCGATCGAACCGGAGTTACAATTGCGACACTTGCAAGCCGTTGATGCTGCTAGAGCTACATTAGGTTTAAACATAACTGATTGTATTTTGACCGATCGCCCCCTGCAAGTAGAATTACGCATTTCAGAATCAGGGGCATCCTGGGGGACGATCGGCAATCCCGACAGTTTACTGCGTGCGGCCGACAAATTGATCGCACAAGCCAAAGTCCAGGCGATCGCAGTTGTGGCAAGATTTCCCGAAGATGAAGGTAGCATCGCCCTCGAAAACTACCGCCGTGGCAAAGGAGTTGACCCCCTCGCAGGTGCCGAAGCCGTCATCAGCCACCTCATTGTCAGAACATTTAAAATCCCCTGCGCCCACGCCCCGGCGCTGTCGCCACTTCCCCTCGATCCGCACCTGTCCCCGCGATCGGCTGCGGAGGAACTCGGGTATACTTTCTTACCTTGCGTGCTGGCTGGCCTCAGCAAAGCCCCGCAGTTTGTCACTCCTGCTGTGGGAGAGGCATCTTACCTGTCACAGGTATTGGGCGGGCAAGATGCCCACCCCACAAGAAAAAACATCTATGGAAACAGGGGAAATTTTGAGTCAGCATCCCCGAGTTTGTGGGCGGATCGAGTCGATGCGGTGGTAATACCTGCGACAGCGTGCGGTGGCAGTGCTATTCTAAGCTTAAGCGGGCGATCGACAGTACAAATCATCGCCGTGGGTGACAACAAAACCCAGATGCAAGCTTCCCCAGAAAAACTCGGAATCAAAGCTTTGCAGGTAAACTCGTATTTAGAGGCGATCGGCGTATTGGTCGCTTTACGAGCAGGCATCAGTCCAGCTTCCTTGGGTGCAGACATCTCCTCCCTGCGGTGTTTGTCTGACTCTACTCAACAAATCTAA
- a CDS encoding HpsJ family protein has product MNDVQGEQGFSIYRLRWIGYGLLILSLLDTIAVLIPPNFGNRVWELQTIGAIVERVPVPLLAMALIFFGEGYDRRSFEDLFLKALSWISLLLAVIFLLMMPLGIFGTIYVNNQNNKQITTQANQQLAQLQQVEERLNKGTPEDLKNLAGELTRLGVPADTQNPQELKNQILSRITPAKERLQTQSAAVQSNQRMGLFKNSIKWLLGALISSVLFFTIWRGTDWAR; this is encoded by the coding sequence ATGAATGACGTACAAGGCGAACAAGGTTTTTCTATTTACAGGCTGCGTTGGATTGGCTACGGTCTATTAATTCTATCTTTATTAGATACGATCGCAGTTTTGATACCACCAAATTTTGGCAATCGCGTCTGGGAATTGCAGACTATTGGCGCTATAGTGGAACGAGTACCAGTTCCTTTGCTAGCAATGGCGCTAATATTTTTTGGCGAAGGATACGATCGCCGAAGTTTTGAAGATTTGTTTTTGAAGGCGTTGTCGTGGATTTCTCTGCTGCTGGCGGTAATTTTTCTGTTGATGATGCCTTTGGGAATTTTTGGCACGATTTACGTCAACAACCAAAACAACAAGCAAATTACTACTCAAGCCAACCAACAATTAGCTCAATTGCAACAGGTGGAAGAACGGCTGAACAAGGGTACTCCTGAAGATTTAAAGAATTTGGCGGGGGAACTTACACGTTTGGGAGTACCAGCGGATACGCAAAACCCGCAGGAATTGAAAAACCAAATTCTTTCGAGAATTACTCCGGCTAAGGAACGGTTGCAGACGCAAAGCGCTGCGGTGCAGTCTAATCAGCGGATGGGGTTATTTAAAAATTCTATTAAGTGGCTGCTGGGCGCGCTGATTTCTAGCGTTTTGTTTTTCACAATCTGGCGCGGTACTGATTGGGCTAGGTAG
- a CDS encoding CPBP family intramembrane glutamic endopeptidase, with product MAEKLPETPEIEPLTRTQVLVAMGVTAIMLLAVAKLWLIFGSVSLLPVKLIVMDLLKGCAIGLAITGGSAIVYQIWPGYRRSADVYLEVVLKPLFWPDLIWLGLLPGLSEELLFRGVMLSALGLNLTGLVLSSFSFGILHLGGMDQWPYAVWATAVGFLLGYSVLATGNLLVPITAHVCTNLISSCVWKWEHNSVKR from the coding sequence GTGGCAGAAAAACTTCCCGAAACTCCCGAAATTGAACCGTTGACGCGCACTCAAGTTTTAGTAGCAATGGGCGTGACAGCCATTATGTTGCTGGCGGTAGCTAAATTGTGGTTGATATTTGGATCGGTATCGCTTTTGCCCGTCAAATTAATTGTAATGGATTTGCTGAAAGGATGTGCGATCGGATTGGCAATTACAGGCGGTAGTGCGATCGTATATCAGATATGGCCTGGTTATCGTCGCAGTGCAGACGTTTACCTAGAAGTAGTCCTCAAACCCTTATTTTGGCCAGATTTAATCTGGCTGGGACTGCTGCCGGGACTTAGCGAAGAATTGCTATTTCGAGGCGTGATGCTGTCTGCTTTGGGATTAAATCTAACAGGTTTAGTTTTATCAAGTTTTTCCTTTGGCATTCTGCACTTGGGAGGAATGGATCAGTGGCCTTATGCTGTGTGGGCGACGGCTGTCGGATTCCTGCTGGGTTACAGTGTTTTAGCTACTGGCAATTTGTTAGTACCAATTACGGCTCATGTCTGCACGAATTTGATTTCTAGCTGTGTTTGGAAATGGGAACATAATAGTGTGAAGCGCTAG
- the rpaB gene encoding response regulator transcription factor RpaB, which yields MENHKEKILVVDDEASIRRILETRLSMIGYDVVTAADGEEALETFRNTEPDLVVLDVMMPKLDGYGVCQELRKESDVPIIMLTALGDVADRITGLELGADDYVVKPFSPKELEARIRSVLRRVDKNGASGIPSSGVIQVTNIRIDTNKRQVYKGDERIRLTGMEFSLLELLVSRSGEPFSRSEILQEVWGYTPERHVDTRVVDVHISRLRAKLEDDPSNPELILTARGTGYLFQRIVEIGEVG from the coding sequence TTGGAAAACCATAAAGAAAAAATTCTGGTAGTCGATGACGAAGCCAGTATCCGCCGCATTCTGGAGACTCGCCTTTCCATGATTGGCTACGATGTCGTCACCGCTGCTGACGGCGAAGAAGCTCTCGAAACATTTCGCAACACCGAACCCGACTTAGTGGTTTTGGACGTGATGATGCCAAAACTCGACGGTTACGGCGTCTGTCAGGAGTTGCGTAAAGAATCAGACGTACCCATCATCATGCTAACCGCTTTGGGAGACGTAGCCGATCGCATCACCGGTTTAGAATTGGGCGCCGACGATTACGTAGTCAAACCCTTCTCTCCCAAAGAGCTCGAAGCCCGCATCCGTTCGGTACTCCGCCGGGTTGACAAAAACGGCGCTTCCGGCATTCCCAGTTCTGGAGTCATCCAAGTCACCAACATTAGGATTGACACCAACAAGCGCCAAGTTTACAAAGGCGACGAACGAATTCGGCTCACGGGCATGGAATTTAGCTTGTTAGAACTGCTTGTCAGCCGTTCTGGAGAGCCTTTTTCGCGATCGGAAATTTTGCAAGAAGTTTGGGGATATACGCCAGAACGCCACGTAGATACCCGCGTTGTAGACGTTCACATCTCCCGGCTGAGGGCAAAGTTGGAAGACGACCCCAGCAACCCCGAATTAATTCTCACCGCCCGCGGTACCGGCTATCTCTTCCAGCGAATTGTCGAAATTGGTGAAGTCGGTTAA
- a CDS encoding 2Fe-2S iron-sulfur cluster-binding protein, translated as MSQTYTVELIHQGSTHTVEVAEDQPILQTAIAAGIDLPNSCNSGVCTTCAAKVVEGQVKQVDCMGVSPELQAEGYVLLCVSFPRSHLKIETEKEDIVYDRQFGKS; from the coding sequence ATGTCTCAAACTTACACTGTTGAATTGATCCATCAAGGTAGCACCCATACCGTAGAAGTGGCAGAAGATCAACCAATTCTACAAACTGCGATCGCCGCTGGCATTGATTTGCCGAACTCTTGCAATTCCGGGGTTTGTACTACTTGTGCTGCTAAGGTTGTTGAGGGTCAAGTTAAGCAGGTTGATTGCATGGGCGTTAGTCCCGAACTTCAAGCAGAAGGTTATGTGTTGCTGTGCGTTTCTTTTCCCCGATCGCACTTGAAGATAGAAACTGAAAAAGAAGACATTGTTTACGATCGCCAGTTCGGTAAATCCTAG
- a CDS encoding GTPase — protein MSDDFSLDDLLINSYDAFKEAENDVGQCNVLVIGKTGVGKSTLINSVFRQRLAETGVGRPVTHGIRQYTKPSCPIAVYDTPGLELNAEQIKIIQLNVAKLIEDQRLLHPKEHIHVIWYCINHGANRIESVEEGWLREMEIMDVPVILVLTQTASKKPSEFFKQLEHMNLSVSQIIPVMAEPEEIDEDYTVKSHGLDKLVDATFQLLPEVAQKAFVKEQIANVALKSDMAFKYVTGYVAGSAIVGATPVPFADAPILMAMQTAMIANITVIFGMPFDKGFVSAMLSAISGAGGVTAVGRSIVTNLIKMIPGAGTIVGGAISGATAATLTLALGLAYIEVLKVYMKAQINGEELSLQQLTKMFVELYKDYASSGRKTLKDDKQNQSKPPNQINIE, from the coding sequence ATGTCAGATGATTTTTCCCTAGATGACCTTTTAATCAACAGCTACGATGCCTTCAAAGAGGCAGAAAATGATGTGGGACAGTGCAATGTTTTAGTCATCGGCAAAACCGGAGTCGGCAAAAGTACACTGATTAATTCGGTTTTTCGCCAGCGCTTAGCAGAAACCGGAGTCGGCCGCCCGGTAACTCACGGTATTCGCCAATATACCAAACCGAGTTGCCCGATCGCAGTTTACGACACTCCCGGACTCGAACTCAACGCCGAACAAATTAAAATTATTCAATTAAATGTTGCTAAACTCATTGAAGACCAAAGACTTCTGCACCCCAAAGAACACATTCACGTCATCTGGTACTGCATCAATCACGGCGCAAATCGAATAGAATCCGTGGAGGAAGGCTGGTTAAGAGAAATGGAAATCATGGATGTACCAGTTATTTTAGTTCTCACTCAGACTGCATCGAAAAAGCCGAGTGAGTTTTTCAAGCAACTAGAACATATGAATTTGTCAGTCAGTCAAATCATCCCGGTGATGGCTGAACCGGAAGAGATTGATGAGGATTATACAGTAAAGTCTCACGGTTTAGATAAGTTGGTAGATGCAACTTTTCAACTGTTGCCGGAAGTAGCTCAAAAAGCTTTTGTTAAAGAACAAATTGCTAATGTTGCACTTAAATCTGATATGGCATTTAAGTATGTAACTGGTTATGTGGCAGGTTCGGCGATTGTCGGTGCGACTCCTGTACCCTTTGCTGATGCACCAATTTTGATGGCGATGCAAACGGCAATGATTGCTAATATTACTGTGATTTTTGGAATGCCCTTTGATAAGGGATTTGTCTCGGCGATGCTGTCTGCAATTAGCGGTGCTGGTGGGGTGACTGCTGTTGGGAGAAGTATTGTGACTAATTTGATTAAAATGATTCCGGGTGCGGGTACTATTGTCGGTGGTGCTATTTCGGGTGCTACGGCGGCAACTCTCACGCTTGCTCTTGGTTTGGCTTACATTGAAGTGCTGAAAGTTTATATGAAAGCTCAAATTAATGGTGAAGAACTTTCGTTGCAGCAGTTGACTAAGATGTTTGTGGAATTGTACAAGGATTATGCTAGTTCTGGGCGTAAAACTTTGAAGGATGACAAACAAAATCAATCGAAGCCACCGAATCAAATTAATATTGAATAG